The genomic stretch TGTAACTTATCTAAACTCTTTTTAATGTGTTTTTTTAATCCACCTGTTTTGCTGTCTGAATCTTCTTCTGAATAAGCAAATGCTAATAAATCGAGTAATAGCTTAATTGTGTCCGCAGAGGTAAAGAGTATTGAGAGTTCTTTTGAGGGCTGAACTGAAACGGGTAGTAAAAGCTCAGGTGAACCATGTTTTTGAATGACAGGTAACACCTCGGTGCGAATAGCATCTTCATCACGAGTGTCGCCAAGCTTACGGAAAAGTTCGGCAATTTTTTCTTCCCAAACAGGATTTAGCTCGCTTGACCAGCCAGAAAAATGCTTCAGTGCACTACGTAAACGGCGCAAACTCACACGTGCCTGATGGATATGCTCAGCTTCGGCAACTCCATCAGCAATGACAGCCATATTTGGTAAAAATTGTCCTAAACAGTTTTCAACAATCTTTTTTAAAGCCTGCTCAGCAGTAATATCTTTATTTAATGACAGAGCTTTAGCATGAACAGCAGGTGAGGCAGCTTGCCCTAATGCCAATAAATTACCACGCTCAGCTTTACTTCTTACATCGAGCCAAAGTGAGTAACGATTAATCCATTGTTGAGCAAATTGAATAAGTGTTTTAACTGCACCTTGTTTAAGTTCGAACTCAACTTCACAAATTACACTTTGTGCATCTGCTGTTTTTACGACACCGTCATCGAGACAGACTTCAATAACTGTATTGTCTGCTTCAAATACATGATAAGTACGCTGTACATCCGTCTCAAATTGCAAACTTAACTTTTCAGCTTCTTTACCTAGAGCTGTATTAATTAAATCAATTATGACTTTATTATCTTGATACAACTCAAGGTTTAAGTCAGGTTCTTGCTCATACTTACCTAAATGAATTTCTTCTTCAACACGGTGGAGATGGCTTTGACCTGCGGCTTTAAATGTTTGTACCCATTGATCATCTTCTTTACGCAGACGTAAGGCCATACCATTTTTTGCGAGTAATCGATCAGGAGTATCGTAATACTTTGCCTGTAAGTGAATGTTCTTTGCTTTGTGTTTTTTTAAATATTGCTGGACAGTTTTTTTCTTCGATTCAGGTAACTGAAACTTTAGTTCGACTTCGACCATAATATATCTCCCTGAATCAGGTATTTAGACTATCTTGAATAAGTATAATAGCTTAGCGTTAAAAATAATGATTTTGATAGAGAAAGTTACAATCAAACATATGACGCTACACTTTTATTTAGGTGTACAATCAGGTGACGTTTTGATCAAATAAAAATCAGGAAGATGATCGTGAATGCACCAGTAAACTTTAGCCATGAAGCTCAGCCAGAGTTTGAATTGCCGATTAAAAACTATCAGGAATTTTATCGTTTTTATTTAACTGAACACCGTAACATCATGAGCAGACGCTTACACGTGGTGGGCAGTAGCATTGGTCTATACTTTTTTTCAAAAGCAGTCCGTAAGAAGCAAGCCAAATATGTGCTCTATGGTTTGGTAGCGGGTTATGCAAATGCTTGGGTTGGACATTTTGTGTTTGAAAAAAATAAGCCTGCCAGTTTTAAACAACCTTTCTATAGCTTTATTTCTGATTGGCGAATGTTGTCTGATGTTGCACGTGGCCGTTTGAGTTTGGTTGACCGTAAGTTTGATAAAATTCCGAGCTAATTTTTATATCTATTCTAAATATACCGATTGGTACTGGTAAGCCTATATCAATCGGTACTTATGATGACTTATAAATCCGTTATACTAGCGAAGTTTTTTAAAGCGAGAGTAGAGTATGCGCGGTTTATACCTCATTACCAATGATGACCCAATCCAATTATTATTAGAAAAATTAGACACCGCACTCGCAACCCGTCAAATCGCAATTTTACAGTACCGCCGTAAAAAAGTTGACAAAGCCGACCAGCCTGCTGAAGTTGAACAGATCAAACAATTATGTGAAAAATATCAGGTTCCTTTTGTCATTAATGATGACCTAAAACTGGCTGCTCAGTTTGGTTTAAGTGTGCATTTAGGTCAAAGCGATGGTGAAATCACCGATGCAAAATCGCAGTTACCAGAAGGTGTCATTATTGGCCGTACTTGCTTAAATTCATTAGAACTTGCCCAAAAAGCAATTACAGATGGCGCGACTTATATTGCATTTGGTGCGGTCTATGCGACTTCTACAAAACCTGAAGCAGGTAATGTGGGGATCGAAGTAATTAAGCAGGCAGCAGCTCAATATGATGTACCAATTTGTGCGATTGGTGGTTTAACTGTTGAAAACTCAAAACCTGTGATTGAGGCAGGGGCTGACCTGTGTGCAGTCATTAGTGATATATTAGGTCGATCAACTGCTGAAATTCCTGCCCGTGTACAGGCGTGGGCACAATTATTTTCTTAAGCTTTCAAAATTATTTTTTAGATATTTAAGACGAGCATTTCCATGAGTTTATCTCCAAAGCAAGAACAGTTATTTAAACAAGCCAGCAAACACATTCCAGGTGGTGTGAACTCTCCGGTACGTGCCTTTAATGGCGTTGGAGGAACACCGGTTTTCATCGAGAAAGCAAAAGGTGCTTATTTATGGGATGTGGATGGTAAGCGTTATGTTGACTATGTTGGTTCTTGGGGACCAATGATTTTAGGTCATGCTCATCCAGAGATTATTAAGGCTGTACAAACAGCAGCAGAAGACGGCTTAAGTTTTGGTGCACCAACCGTACACGAAACAACGCTGGCAGATATTATCTGTGAAATCATGCCATCAATTGAATTGGTGCGTATGACTAACTCGGGTACAGAAGCGACCATGACCGCTATTCGTTTAGCGCGTGGTTACACTGGCCGTGACAAAATTGTGAAGTTTGAAGGTTGTTACCACGGCCACTCAGACTCACTTTTAGTAAAAGCAGGTTCAGGTTTACTGACTTTAGGTGAAGGTGAACCGACTTCGAAAGGTGTGCCTGTTGATTTTGCTAAACATACTTTAACGTTACCTTACAACGATATTGCAGCATTAAAAGAATGCTTTGTAAAATTTGGTCATGAAATTGCGGGTGTTATTATTGAGCCTGTCGCGGGTAACATGAATATGGTGAAACCAATTGACGGTTTCTTACAAGCCATTCGCGATATTTGTGATGAATATAAATCTGTATTCATTATTGATGAAGTGATGACAGGCTTTCGTGTTGCTTTAGGTGGCGCACAATCGGTTTATAACGTTAAACCTGATTTAACGACTTTAGGTAAAATTATTGGTGCAGGCCTACCAGTTGGTGCGTTTGGTGGTAAGCGTGAAATCATGGAATGCATCGCACCTTTAGGTGGTGTATACCAAGCAGGTACATTATCTGGTAACCCACTTGCTATGCGTGCTGGTATTGAGATGTTTAAACATTTACGCCAACCTGACTTTTACAGCAAATTATCTGCTCAACTTGAAAAGTTACTGGCAGGCTTACAAGCAGCAGCTGATGAAGCGGGTATTCCATTTAAGACTCAGCAAGCTGGCGCAATGTTTGGTCTGTATTTTACTGACCAAGAAGATATTACAAGCTTTGACTCTATGTTGGCATGTGATATTGAAGCTTTCAAAAAGTTCTTCCATGGCATGTTAAAGCGTGGGGTAAACTTGGCACCTTCAGCATTTGAAGCAGGCTTTATTTCATCTGCACATTCTGATGAAGATATCGAATATACAATTCAGGCTGCAAAAGAAACATTCGCTGAAATGAAGTAAGCAAAAAAGCCCGTGTTAAACGGGCTTTTTAATTTGAGCTATTTTTATGTTTGTAGAGAACAATGTTTTATCCCTTACCTCGAAAAATCCAGTTAGCCGCAAGTACTTCAAATTGGTCAATTGAGTCAGCGCAAAGTATATTGTTATTGGTTGGGCTTAATGAGCTTAAACTACGACCATATTGGTCTGAGCAACCATTGGCGAACCATTTGGAATTGTTAAGTAAGCGCGCTCAATCACTCGAAATTCCAATTATTTTTATTGAGACATCTCAGCTTCAACAAACCATGTTGGAGCTTGGTCAGCGTTTGTCATCAAATACTAAAGCCCAAGTTATGATGGCAGGTGATTTGTCGCCTCTGTTTAAACAAGTCATGCAGCTTGTTTTATCGATTACAGATCAGGTCAGTGTTGTAAATGATGCGATCTTGGCGGCTAATCTAGAGCAGCATATTCAATGGGTTGAAAAGATCAGTTTTGACCATATAAAACATTTAAATACGCAGAGCCTAATACGCTTATGGTCTTTAAGTGCGCCGTCCTCCTATATCTTGTCGGATAAAGGAATTTTATTGGCCATTGCTGAACAGTTAGGGCGACATCCTATGGAGATCCATCCTGAAATTGATTTAAGAAACTACGGACTAGATCAGTCTGCTGTGAATTATTTAGTCGATCTATGGCGTGCAAATGGTGCGAGCTTAAGCGCTGAAGAGATAATGCAAACACCGACATTGCAACATATTATGCAGTTATTGAAGCCTTGACTGACTATAGATCTCAAGTGATCCATAATATTTGCAAATTCTGCTGTTAATTTACCCGAACGGCATTGTAATTCGGACGTAAGCTTTTTATTATTGCCCGCTTGTTTTTCATCTTACCTTGGGAATACAACTTTGAGTGATTTTCTAAGTGAACATCTGATCTATCGTGATGATGATTTTATGGTGATTCATAAACCTTCGGACATCTTGAGTGTTCCTGGTAAGGGTGATTTACATGATAGCGTTTTGACAAGGTTGGTTGCGATTGAACCTAAAACTTTGCTCATTCACCGTCTAGACCGAGATACTTCAGGTATTTTAGTATTTGGTTTATCCAAACGTGGTCAAAGTGCGATTGCACGTCAATTTCAAGATCGTCAGACTTCAAAAATATATGAAGCGCTTGTCGCAGGTCATTTAGAGGGTGAAGGGACTGTAGATATTCCTGTCATCTATGACCCAAGCCGACCACCTTTACATATTGTCGACGCTTCTCACAACAAGCCTGCTTTAACACATTGGCAGGCCATAGAACATTTTCAGATTCAGGGACAGCCTGTAACTCGTGTCAAATTAACACCAATTACGGGCCGATCTCATCAACTCCGTGTACACATGCAATATCTTGGGCATCCAATTGTAGGTGACACGCTGTATGCAACACCGGAGCAGCAACTTGTTCCGCGTTTATGTTTGCATGCCAAACAGTTAAGTTTTAATCATCCTGTCACAGC from Acinetobacter pittii encodes the following:
- a CDS encoding phosphopantetheine-binding protein, producing the protein MFYPLPRKIQLAASTSNWSIESAQSILLLVGLNELKLRPYWSEQPLANHLELLSKRAQSLEIPIIFIETSQLQQTMLELGQRLSSNTKAQVMMAGDLSPLFKQVMQLVLSITDQVSVVNDAILAANLEQHIQWVEKISFDHIKHLNTQSLIRLWSLSAPSSYILSDKGILLAIAEQLGRHPMEIHPEIDLRNYGLDQSAVNYLVDLWRANGASLSAEEIMQTPTLQHIMQLLKP
- the hemL gene encoding glutamate-1-semialdehyde 2,1-aminomutase, translating into MSLSPKQEQLFKQASKHIPGGVNSPVRAFNGVGGTPVFIEKAKGAYLWDVDGKRYVDYVGSWGPMILGHAHPEIIKAVQTAAEDGLSFGAPTVHETTLADIICEIMPSIELVRMTNSGTEATMTAIRLARGYTGRDKIVKFEGCYHGHSDSLLVKAGSGLLTLGEGEPTSKGVPVDFAKHTLTLPYNDIAALKECFVKFGHEIAGVIIEPVAGNMNMVKPIDGFLQAIRDICDEYKSVFIIDEVMTGFRVALGGAQSVYNVKPDLTTLGKIIGAGLPVGAFGGKREIMECIAPLGGVYQAGTLSGNPLAMRAGIEMFKHLRQPDFYSKLSAQLEKLLAGLQAAADEAGIPFKTQQAGAMFGLYFTDQEDITSFDSMLACDIEAFKKFFHGMLKRGVNLAPSAFEAGFISSAHSDEDIEYTIQAAKETFAEMK
- the rluA gene encoding RluA family pseudouridine synthase, which translates into the protein MSDFLSEHLIYRDDDFMVIHKPSDILSVPGKGDLHDSVLTRLVAIEPKTLLIHRLDRDTSGILVFGLSKRGQSAIARQFQDRQTSKIYEALVAGHLEGEGTVDIPVIYDPSRPPLHIVDASHNKPALTHWQAIEHFQIQGQPVTRVKLTPITGRSHQLRVHMQYLGHPIVGDTLYATPEQQLVPRLCLHAKQLSFNHPVTAETLTFDCPVPF
- the ygiF gene encoding CYTH and CHAD domain-containing protein; amino-acid sequence: MVEVELKFQLPESKKKTVQQYLKKHKAKNIHLQAKYYDTPDRLLAKNGMALRLRKEDDQWVQTFKAAGQSHLHRVEEEIHLGKYEQEPDLNLELYQDNKVIIDLINTALGKEAEKLSLQFETDVQRTYHVFEADNTVIEVCLDDGVVKTADAQSVICEVEFELKQGAVKTLIQFAQQWINRYSLWLDVRSKAERGNLLALGQAASPAVHAKALSLNKDITAEQALKKIVENCLGQFLPNMAVIADGVAEAEHIHQARVSLRRLRSALKHFSGWSSELNPVWEEKIAELFRKLGDTRDEDAIRTEVLPVIQKHGSPELLLPVSVQPSKELSILFTSADTIKLLLDLLAFAYSEEDSDSKTGGLKKHIKKSLDKLHHKVINNAEYFSELEVTEQHKIRKQAKQLRYCVEFISSLYPNKKVQQYLKQLQPVQNTLGQYNDLFIAEGIFNNVIEQDPSFWFALGWVKAKQPHLQKRSAKALQTFSQAETFW
- a CDS encoding DUF962 domain-containing protein gives rise to the protein MIVNAPVNFSHEAQPEFELPIKNYQEFYRFYLTEHRNIMSRRLHVVGSSIGLYFFSKAVRKKQAKYVLYGLVAGYANAWVGHFVFEKNKPASFKQPFYSFISDWRMLSDVARGRLSLVDRKFDKIPS
- the thiE gene encoding thiamine phosphate synthase, with translation MRGLYLITNDDPIQLLLEKLDTALATRQIAILQYRRKKVDKADQPAEVEQIKQLCEKYQVPFVINDDLKLAAQFGLSVHLGQSDGEITDAKSQLPEGVIIGRTCLNSLELAQKAITDGATYIAFGAVYATSTKPEAGNVGIEVIKQAAAQYDVPICAIGGLTVENSKPVIEAGADLCAVISDILGRSTAEIPARVQAWAQLFS